Below is a window of Fulvitalea axinellae DNA.
AGCTTTCTGCAAGTTGCTCGCAAACTTAAACAGGAACAAAACAGGAAAGAAATAAAGCGCTGCAAAAGCCAGATACATAACAGTCATCACCCCACCTCCGACTGCACCCAACGTTCCCAGAGCTTCTGCCTCCTGGCCTCCGAATGTTCCTAACATACCGAAAATTGTGCCCGCAAAAAAAGCGACCAACACCATAAAGGCAACCCCAACAAAACCCACAATCGACAGAAACTTCGCCCATTTAGCGGTAGTTTTCAAAAAGCCTAGAATTACGGGATTAAGGCCAAAATCTTCGGAAACATCTGAATCTAAAGTAAAATTTTCCATTGATGTATTTTTATATCAAAAAACGAAGAGAATCAATATAACAAAAAAACTCAACCCTCACGCATTGTATCCCGAAGATAATTGAGGGGATTAAACCGCCAGTTTTAACAGGAGATAATAACTTATCAAAAAAACGATAGAGCCTCCAGAGTACGGCTTCGAAATATCGAACACCATTCATTCGAGTTTCTATCGTTTTAAAATCAACGCCGAGGCCCTAAGACGGACCCCGGAAAGTCGTTATTTCTGACGGAAGAACATATTGATCGGCACTCCCTCAAAGCCGTACTCTTCGCGGAAACGGTTTTCCAAGAATCTTTGGTACGGCTCTTTGATATACTGAGGCAAGTTACAGAAGAATGCGATCGACGGCACCTTGGTAGGCAACTGCGTCACGTATTTGATCTTGATATGCTTTCCTTTGGTTGCCGGTGGCGGGTACGATTCGATCACCTTCAGCATAAACTCGTTCAGCTCAGAGGTAGGAATACGCTTACTGCGGTTTTCGAACACCTGAATCGCCTCTTCTACGGTTTTGAGAACACGCTGTTTGGTCAATACCGAAGTAAACAGAACAGGAATATAACCCAACGGCCCCAATTTCTCCTTAAGGCCTTTCTGGATCTTGACAGCGGTCTTATGGTCCTTTTCAACCAAATCCCACTTATTCATCATGATCACCACACCTTTCTTGTACTTGTTGGCCAAGCTAAGGATACTCATATCCTGAGCTTCGAAACCGCGGGTAGCGTCCACCATCAAGATACAAACATCGCAATCCTGAATGGACTGAATAGCGCGCATCACCGAATAGAACTCGATATTCTCTTTTACTCGCGACTTACGGCGGATACCCGCAGTATCAGTCAGAATAAAGTCTTTGCCGAAGGCCTTGTAACGGCTGTTGATCGAATCGCGAGTTGTACCCGCAATATCGGTCACGATGTTACGCTCTTTGCCCAACAACAGGTTCACAAAAGACGATTTTCCCGCGTTCGGGCGTCCAACCACCGCGATACGGGGCACTCCCTCGTCCGGATTTCCCTCGTCTTCGGTTTGGAATTCCTTCACTACCTCGTCAAGCAAATCACCTGTGCCTGAACCGTTGGCCGAAGAAACAGGATAAACCTCACCCATTCCCAACTCGTAAAACTCAGCCGACTGGAACGAGTACTCGGTGTTGTCCGCCTTGTTGGCCACGATAAACACCGGCTTTTTCACTTCGCGCAAAATGTTGGCGAAATCCTTATCCATTCCCGTAAGACCAGTGTGCGAGTCCACCATAAACAGGATCACGGTAGCCTCGTCGATGGCTTCCTTCACCTGCTCGCGAATTGCCGACTCGAAGGTATCCTCCGATCCGGTTACGTAACCTCCCGTATCAATTACGGTGTAGTTTTTCCCGATCCACTCGCCATACCCGTAATGGCGGTCGCGGGTTACGCCGGCTTCGTCGTCCATGATGGCCTGTTTCTTTTCGACCAGTCTGTTGAAAAGGGTCGATTTCCCCACGTTCGGGCGACCCACAATCGCTACAATATTTGCCACTGTTGTAAAATTCTGTTTTCTCGGTATGCGGGCTTTGGCCGGATTCGCATGGACGGTTCGCCAGCTGCTTGCCCTTATTATTGAGGAGCCGTTTCAGATCAGCAAGGCGTTGGGTGGTTGAGAGGACCTTCCGCGCCCCGAGTCTTTCGGACTCCTATATATTATCATTTTTTTGATTTACGATTTCGATCCGGGAATCACCCCCAATCCTGATCGTAACCGAAACGCTTAAGCTTGATGTCTTTTTTACGCCAATCAGGCTCAATCTTCACGTGAGTTTCCAGAAAAACCTGTTTTCCAAAAAACTCTTCCATATCAGTACGGGATTGAATTCCCACTTTCTTAATCGCTTCACCACCTTTTCCGATGATGATTCCACGTTGGCTTTTACGCTCGACATAGATAATGGCTCGAATGCGGATAATCTTCTCTTCCTCCACAAATGACTCCACCTCCACCTCACAGCTGTAAGGCACCTCTTTTTTATAATTAAGGAAAATCTTCTCGCGGATTATTTCCGAAGCGAAAAAGCGCTCGGATTTGTCCGTAAGTTCATCTTTTGGAAAATACGGCGGATGCACCGGCATTTCCTCCATGATAAGGGAGAACAGTTCCAGCGTATTGGTTTTCTCCAAGGCCGAAACCATAATGGTGTGCTTGGCCTGTACGGCCTCTTGCCAATACTTCAGCTTGTCCTCGGCCTGGGTACCCACGGCCTGATCGATTTTGTTGAGAACAAGAATCACCGGCACGTCCGATTTGCGGAGTTTTTTGAGAGCCTCGTCCTCTGGGTCGATCTTCTCATACAAGTCCGTAACGAACAAAATCACGTCGGCGTCTTCCAAGGAAGCGTTTACGAAACCCATCATAGAGCGATGAAGCTCGTATTCCGGCGCCAAAATACCGGGCGTATCGGAGTACACTACCTGAAAATCCTCTCCGCTAAGGATTCCGAAGATGCGGTGGCG
It encodes the following:
- the der gene encoding ribosome biogenesis GTPase Der, with translation MANIVAIVGRPNVGKSTLFNRLVEKKQAIMDDEAGVTRDRHYGYGEWIGKNYTVIDTGGYVTGSEDTFESAIREQVKEAIDEATVILFMVDSHTGLTGMDKDFANILREVKKPVFIVANKADNTEYSFQSAEFYELGMGEVYPVSSANGSGTGDLLDEVVKEFQTEDEGNPDEGVPRIAVVGRPNAGKSSFVNLLLGKERNIVTDIAGTTRDSINSRYKAFGKDFILTDTAGIRRKSRVKENIEFYSVMRAIQSIQDCDVCILMVDATRGFEAQDMSILSLANKYKKGVVIMMNKWDLVEKDHKTAVKIQKGLKEKLGPLGYIPVLFTSVLTKQRVLKTVEEAIQVFENRSKRIPTSELNEFMLKVIESYPPPATKGKHIKIKYVTQLPTKVPSIAFFCNLPQYIKEPYQRFLENRFREEYGFEGVPINMFFRQK
- the era gene encoding GTPase Era, whose translation is MVEEKTHKAGFVSIIGKPNVGKSTLMNALVGEKLSIITSKAQTTRHRIFGILSGEDFQVVYSDTPGILAPEYELHRSMMGFVNASLEDADVILFVTDLYEKIDPEDEALKKLRKSDVPVILVLNKIDQAVGTQAEDKLKYWQEAVQAKHTIMVSALEKTNTLELFSLIMEEMPVHPPYFPKDELTDKSERFFASEIIREKIFLNYKKEVPYSCEVEVESFVEEEKIIRIRAIIYVERKSQRGIIIGKGGEAIKKVGIQSRTDMEEFFGKQVFLETHVKIEPDWRKKDIKLKRFGYDQDWG